From Heteronotia binoei isolate CCM8104 ecotype False Entrance Well chromosome 12, APGP_CSIRO_Hbin_v1, whole genome shotgun sequence, the proteins below share one genomic window:
- the TOR4A gene encoding torsin-4A isoform X1 yields MENKMAAELLAEGLSFQAQLGHNIEREEEAQSSLHYGKVLLDELLGLGLPQALKKEQTKRVTLQNWEVQKPKVLQIPITPAWNNLQPPLLTQQDDIEAYLDTFEHVAEACQWPREEWVTRLAPALNGNIQRITSALGACDVKDYETLKEAILKTYNITAETWHQRFRQFCYPEAKSPLEVCAQLRELCFQWLRPERRTKEQIIELLILEQFLTVLPKETQRWLRSQGPETCTQAVALLEDLLLNHQEARRWEQQEWATNSHEKEPYASEPGLSTACQESGQEREADNNLQNVGMIPSEKGLQPPLRDDTEELQRSFPAKHMAGLVPNCSQGRTWASQVQTTDDLIRFPSTMDKNMSAVYHDTGHHKIQNIGVGTGGKSNTTRRHAKSFSRQIELHRDKRMHAGEKPYQCPKCRRQFSESTALHQHLKSHAAEKRYQCAECEMRFRQSSDLIKHQRIHTGEKPYQCQECGKRFSLCSALYRHCRGHSGVKPFQCKECGKSFTRNSSLAQHHRLHKQ; encoded by the exons AtggaaaacaaaatggctgctgaactGCTTGCTGAAGGTCTTTCCTTCCAAGCTCAGCTAGGGCACAACattgaaagagaagaagaagctcAGTCAAGCCTCCACTATGGAAAAGTCCTCCTTGATGAACTCTTGGGGTTGGGGCTACCACAAGCTCTGAAAAAGGAACAGACCAAAAGGGTAACACTTCAGAACTGGGAAGTCCAAAAGCCCAAAGTGCTACAAATTCCCATAACCCCAGCTTGGAACAACTTGCAGCCACCTCTGTTAACTCAACAGGATGATATTGAGGCTTACTTGGACACCTTTGAGCATGTGGCCGAGGCCTGTCAATGGCCTCGAGAAGAGTGGGTGACCCGGCTTGCACCAGCTCTCAATGGAAACATCCAACGGATCACCTCTGCCCTGGGTGCCTGTGATGTAAAGGACTATGAAACACTGAAAGAGGCCATCTTGAAAACATACAATATAACTGCAGAGACATGGCATCAGCGCTTCAGGCAGTTCTGCTACCCAGAGGCCAAAAGTCCACTGGAGGTTTGCGCTCAACTCCGAGAACTTTGCTTCCAATGGCTGAGGCCAGAGAGACGCACAAAAGAGCAGATAATAGAGCTTCTGATTCTGGAACAGTTTCTGACTGTTTTGCCAAAGGAAACCCAGAGATGGCTCAGGAGTCAAGGCCCTGAAACCTGTACTCAAGCAGTAGCTCTGTTGGAGGATTTGCTGCTGAACCATCAAGAGGCCAGAAGATGGGAACAACAG GAGTGGGCCACAAATTCACATGAGAAAGAGCCATATGCATCAGAACCTGGGCTGAGCACTGCCTGCCAGGAAAGTGGACAAGAGAGGGAGGCCGATAACAACTTGCAAA ATGTTGGAATGATCCCCAGTGAAAAAGGGCTTCAGCCTCCCTTGAGGGATGATACAGAGGAACTACAGAGGAGCTTCCCAGCAAAACACATGGCTGGCCTTGTGCCAAATTGTAGCCAGGGGAGAACGTGGGCAAGCCAGGTCCAAACCACAGACGATCTAATCAGATTTCCATCAACGATGGATAAAAACATGTCTGCTGTTTATCACGATACAGGGCACCACAAGATCCAGAATATTGGTGTGGGCACAGGAGGAAAATCAAATACAACTAGGCGGCATGCCAAGAGCTTTTCCAGGCAGATAGAGCTTCACAGAGACAAGAGAATGCACGCTGGCGAGAAACCTTATCAGTGCCCTAAGTGCAGGAGACAATTCAGCGAAAGCACAGCCCTGCACCAACATCTTAAAAGCCACGCTGCTGAGAAACGATACCAGTGTGCTGAGTGTGAGATGCGCTTCCGGCAGAGCTCGGACCTCAtcaagcatcagagaatccacacaggggagaaaccataccaGTGTCaggagtgtgggaagaggttcagccTGTGTTCAGCTCTGTACAGGCACTGCCGGGGGCACTCTGGGGTGAAACCGTTTCAGTGcaaggagtgtgggaaaagcttcacacGGAACTCTAGTCTAGCACAACACCACCGACTTCACAAGCAGTAG